The Halobacterium hubeiense genome contains the following window.
GATGAACATGTGGCTGGTGTCTTTCACCATGAAGATGAAGTCCGTGATGGCGGGCGAGTAGACCGCGCCGCCCGCGCACGGCCCCATGATGGCCGAAATCTGGGGAACCACACCCGAAGCCTTCTCGTTGCGCGTGAAGATTTCCGCGAACCCGCCGAGGGCGTCCACGCCCTCCTGGATGCGGGCGCCCGCGGAGTCGTTGAGCCCGATGACGGGCGCGCCGACCTCCACGGCCTTGTCCATGACCTTCGTGACCTTCTCGGCGAACACCTCGCCGAGACTGCCGCCGAAGACCGTGAAGTCGTGGGCGAACACGAAGACGGTGCGGCCGTTCACCTCGCCGTAGCCCGTGACCACGCCGTCCCCGGGGAGCTGTTTCTCCTCCATCCCGAAGTTGTGGCTGCGGTGGGTGCGCAGCTGGTCGAACTCGTTGAACGTGCCGTCGTCGAGGAAGTAGTCGATGCGCTCCCGGGCGGTCATCTTCCCCTTGTCGTGTTGGGACTCGATTCGGTCCTCGCCGCCGCCGAGGAGTGCGCGCTCGGTCTTCTCGCGCAGTTCCTCGATGCGCTCTTCCATCGTCATCTGATTGTGACACCGTTCCCCCACCGGCGGCAAAAGGATTCCGAGACGGCCGCACGCGACGGTAGCTTACAGGACCGACCGGGAGCGGCGCAGCCCGAGGAACGACGCGACGGCGACCGCGACGGTGACCGCGAGGAACACGCGAGTCTGGTCGAAGGTGACGCCGAGCAGCGACAGCGGGCCGACGGCGACGCCGAGCGCGCCCGCGAGCCCGGAGACGAACGTGAAGATGAGGAACACGGGGATGACGACGCCGACGGCGTACAGCCACGGCGTCGCCACGGACTGCGCGAACGAGCCGGCGCCGCGACGGAGTTCCTCGACGGCGGCCGTGCCGAGCACCCAGCCCGCGAACAGCAGGAAGCCGACGAGCCCGCCGGTCAGCAGGAGGTCCACGAGCGGGCCGGCGACGACGCCGAAGACGCCGGCGTCGAGCGCGCAGACGCTGCCAGTAACGGCGAATACGCCGAGCAGACCGGCGACGGCGCGGCGCCGCGAGACGCCGTACTCGTCGACGAGGAACGACACCGGAATCTCCAGCATCGAGATCGAGGAGGAGAGCGCGGCCAGCAACACGACGCCGAAGAACACGACGCCGACGACCTCCCCGTAGGGAAGCGCGGCGAACGCGCCCGCGAGGCTGACGAACAGCGCGCCCGGGCCGCCGGCGCCCGCGCCGGACCCGAGCGCGAACAGGATGGGGAAGACGACGACGCCCGCGAGCACGCCGACGAGCGTGTTGAGCACGGCGATGGCGGTGCCGTCAGCGACCAGCGAGCGGTCCTCGCCGAGGTAGGAGGCGTACGTCAGCATCGTGCCGGCGCCAAGCGACAGCGTGAACAGCGCCTGCCCGGCGGCCTGCGGGAGGATGTCGAAGAAGTTCGCGCGCAGGAAGCCGACGTCCGGCGAGAGGAAGAACGCGA
Protein-coding sequences here:
- a CDS encoding sodium-dependent transporter — encoded protein: MTRESWQTRIGFILAAVGSAVGLGNLWRFPWMTSENGGAAFLLVYLGVVLLVGVPGLLAEFVIGRRSRRNPVGALSDLSNSKYWSAFGHVFVVTGVVLLSFYSVVGGWILRYFAESFTGAYFANPGAHFDAVSYGLDAVGFHLLFLGVTALVVLRGVRRGIEKATKLMMPAIVALLVALAAWGLTLDGAAEGVAFFLSPDVGFLRANFFDILPQAAGQALFTLSLGAGTMLTYASYLGEDRSLVADGTAIAVLNTLVGVLAGVVVFPILFALGSGAGAGGPGALFVSLAGAFAALPYGEVVGVVFFGVVLLAALSSSISMLEIPVSFLVDEYGVSRRRAVAGLLGVFAVTGSVCALDAGVFGVVAGPLVDLLLTGGLVGFLLFAGWVLGTAAVEELRRGAGSFAQSVATPWLYAVGVVIPVFLIFTFVSGLAGALGVAVGPLSLLGVTFDQTRVFLAVTVAVAVASFLGLRRSRSVL